DNA sequence from the Gammaproteobacteria bacterium genome:
TGCGCATATTGAGGATGTTGAGGCGATAAAACAGGTCTTCGCGGAACCGGCCGGCGGCGACCTCTTCGGACAGATCGCGATTGCTGGCCGCGATGACCCGGACGTCCACCGGCAGCTCGCGGTTCATGCCCACGGGGCGGACCATGCGGTCCTCCAGGAAGCGCAGCAGCTTGGTCTGCATCGCCAGCGGCATTTCGCCGATCTCGTCCAGAAACAGCGTGCCGTTGTGGGCGAAGTTGCACAGCCCTTCGCGCGCCTGATGCGCGCCGGTAAACGCGCCCTTGGCGTGGCCGAACAGCTCGCTCTCCAGCAGCTCGCTGGAAATGGCGCCGCAGTTCAGCGGCACGAACGGCCCTTCGCGCCCGCTCAGGATGTGGATGGAGCGGGCGGCCAGCTCCTTGCCGGTGCCGGACTCGCCGCTGATCAGCACCGTGGAGGGCATGGGGGCGACCCGCTTGATCAGGCCGCAGAGCTCCTTGATCACCTCGCAGTCGCCGATCACGCCGTCCAGGTCGTAGAACTGGCTGATCTGGCGGCGCAGGACGAAGTTCTCGCGGGTCAGCTTGCGGCGTGCGATGCAGCGGTCGACCGCGGCCCGCATCTGTTCGATACGGAAGGGCTTGAGGATGAAATCGGCGGCCCCGGCGCGTAATGCGTCGATGGCGGTTTCCAGGTCCGCATGGGCGGTCATGAAGATGACGTCCGTGTTCTCGCCCTGCTCGCGCAGCCGGTTCAGCCATTCGACGCCGGACTCCGCACCGGACAGGCGGATATCCAGAATCATGAGGTCGAAATGGCAGCGGGCGCGCAGGCGTTCGGCCTCTTCGATGTTTTCCGCCGTCTCGACCAGCGCGCTGGTCTTTTTCAGATAGCGCTGCAAAAAGCTCCGGATGCCGTGCTCGTCGTCCACGACCAGAATGGCACCGGCAGCCGTCGAACGCGAAGGGGTTTCGCTGCCCTCGCCTTC
Encoded proteins:
- a CDS encoding sigma-54 dependent transcriptional regulator; protein product: MLVVDDEHGIRSFLQRYLKKTSALVETAENIEEAERLRARCHFDLMILDIRLSGAESGVEWLNRLREQGENTDVIFMTAHADLETAIDALRAGAADFILKPFRIEQMRAAVDRCIARRKLTRENFVLRRQISQFYDLDGVIGDCEVIKELCGLIKRVAPMPSTVLISGESGTGKELAARSIHILSGREGPFVPLNCGAISSELLESELFGHAKGAFTGAHQAREGLCNFAHNGTLFLDEIGEMPLAMQTKLLRFLEDRMVRPVGMNRELPVDVRVIAASNRDLSEEVAAGRFREDLFYRLNILNMRIPPLRERLEDIPVLARHFSALLSKELGMPPVVLDDDELQRLQHYSWPGNVRELRNVIERSLLLGKRPSEGLNQVQTARSEEETGPGQPRGGEELSLAELEQRHILATLDATGGNKSEAARRLGVSRKTLERKLKSWAGEEGEEE